A genomic segment from Stappia indica encodes:
- the tolB gene encoding Tol-Pal system beta propeller repeat protein TolB, which yields MIRQASASIARSCSRMAALLLAAVVLSFGLLPAERASAVVEIDVTQGNIEPLPIALPAFSGAGGEAKLASEITDVIKADLARSGLFRPLDPASFIEKGVNVNTPPEFGSWRPIGAQALVVGAIERQSDGRIRAEFRLWDVFAGQQMLGQQFYTTADNWRRMAHIIADAIYERLTGEKGYFDTRIVYIDETGPKDKRVKRLAIMDQDGANVRYLTNGSDLVLTPRFSPSRQEVTYMAYAGNEPRVYLLNIETGQREMVGNFPGMTFAPRFSPDGQRVAMSLQQGGNANIFEMDLRSRRTTRLTNTPAIDTSPSYSPDGNRIVFESDRGGTQQLYVMDANGGNPQRISFGPGRYSTPVWSPRGDLIAFTKMNQGRFMIGVMRADGSGERILTEGYHNEGPAWSPNGRVLVFFRDTPGANGGPQLWTVDLTGYNEQRVPTPAFGSDPAWSPLLE from the coding sequence ATGATCAGACAGGCATCTGCCAGCATTGCACGCTCCTGCTCGCGAATGGCCGCCCTGCTGCTTGCAGCGGTCGTGCTGAGCTTCGGACTGCTTCCGGCCGAGCGCGCGTCGGCAGTCGTCGAAATCGACGTCACGCAGGGCAATATCGAGCCACTGCCCATCGCCCTGCCGGCCTTTTCGGGGGCTGGCGGCGAAGCGAAGCTCGCGTCCGAGATCACCGACGTGATCAAAGCCGATCTTGCCCGGTCCGGTCTCTTCCGGCCGCTCGACCCGGCCAGCTTCATCGAGAAGGGCGTCAACGTGAACACGCCGCCGGAGTTCGGCTCCTGGCGCCCGATCGGCGCGCAGGCGCTGGTGGTCGGTGCGATCGAGCGGCAGTCGGACGGGCGCATCCGCGCCGAATTCCGCCTGTGGGACGTCTTTGCCGGCCAGCAGATGCTCGGCCAGCAGTTCTACACCACGGCCGACAACTGGCGCCGCATGGCCCATATCATCGCCGACGCGATCTATGAGCGTCTGACCGGAGAGAAGGGCTATTTCGACACGCGCATCGTCTATATCGACGAGACGGGCCCCAAGGACAAACGCGTCAAGCGGCTGGCCATCATGGACCAGGACGGCGCCAATGTGCGCTACCTGACCAATGGCAGCGACCTGGTGCTGACGCCGCGCTTCTCGCCCTCGCGGCAGGAAGTGACCTACATGGCCTATGCCGGCAACGAACCGCGCGTCTACCTGCTCAACATCGAGACGGGCCAGCGCGAGATGGTCGGCAACTTCCCGGGCATGACCTTCGCGCCGCGCTTCTCGCCGGATGGCCAGCGGGTGGCGATGAGCCTGCAGCAGGGCGGCAATGCCAACATCTTCGAGATGGACCTGCGCTCGCGCCGCACCACCCGGCTGACCAACACCCCGGCCATCGACACCAGCCCGTCCTATTCGCCGGACGGCAACCGGATCGTCTTCGAGTCCGACCGCGGCGGCACGCAGCAGCTTTATGTGATGGACGCCAATGGCGGCAATCCGCAGCGCATCAGCTTCGGGCCGGGCCGCTACTCGACGCCGGTCTGGTCGCCGCGCGGCGATCTGATCGCCTTCACGAAGATGAATCAGGGGCGCTTCATGATCGGCGTGATGCGGGCGGACGGTTCGGGCGAGCGTATCCTGACCGAGGGCTATCACAACGAGGGGCCGGCCTGGTCGCCGAACGGCCGCGTGCTGGTGTTCTTCCGCGACACCCCGGGGGCCAATGGTGGACCGCAGCTGTGGACCGTGGACCTGACCGGCTACAACGAGCAGCGCGTGCCGACCCCGGCCTTCGGCTCGGACCCGGCCTGGTCTCCCTTGCTGGAATAG